DNA from Candidatus Stoquefichus sp. SB1:
GGAGAAAGGAATAATGGGATTATTAGATGTATTATCAAGAGAAGATAGAGTAGAAGTAACGTTCAGTGATTTTTATAACATGGTTAAGGAGTCATCAAAATTTGATATTGTAGAAGATGCTTATAATAGAGGTCATGATCCAAAAGCAATATTAGATATTATGTTTGAGACAAAAGGAAAAATAGATGTTAAAAGTATTTTTGAGGAATAGATAAAGTTACAATAATTAGGAGGTGTTATATTGTCAAAAAAATGGGGAAAAGATGAAATAGCAAAATTAAAAAAATTATATCCCTACTATAAAAATAATGATCTATCAATACTTTTTAGAAGGAGTGTTTCATCAATACAACATAAAGCAACTTGTTTAAAATTAAAAAAAGATGATGATGCAATGTATCTTATTAGAAGTAAAAACAAGCAAAATGAGAATTGTAATTTTTGGAATGGGGGTAGAAAGCAAATTAAAAAGGGTTATATTATGATCCTTGATAAATTACATCCTAAAGCTGATATTAACGGATATGTTATGGAACATAGAGTTATTGTTGAGAAAAGTATAGGTAGATATTTGAAAGATGATGAAGTGGTACACCATATAAATGGTATAAAAAACGATAATAGAATAGAAAATTTAAAAATAATGAAATTTGGTGAGCATACTAGATTTCACAATATAGAAAGGAAGAAAAGACATGATAAATAAATTTATTGGTGTTGGAAGATTAGTAAGAGACCCAGAATTAAGAAGAACAAATACAGGTGATGCCGTAACAAGTTTTACTTTAGCATTGAATCGTAATTTTCAATCTGCTGATGGACAACAAGCAGATTATATTAACTGTGTTGTTTGGAATAAAGTGGCTGAAAATGTTGAAAAGTATTGTTCTAAAGGATCTTTAGTTGGTGTAGAAGGAAGACTACGTTCTCGTAGTTATGATAATGCACAAGGACAGAAAGTATATGTTGTAGAAGTTATATGTAGTAGCGTACAATTCTTAGAAACAAAGAAAAAAGAAAATTCACAACAATCTCAAGTGGATCAGGATAATTTCTATGATATAAATTCAGTTGATTTGGAAAAGAATTTTGATAATTCTTTTAACTCATTTGATATCATGGAAGATGATATTCAGTTTTAAGGAGATATTATGGCAAAAATAAATAAAAAAGCAGAATATTTAAAAAATGAATTGCGTAGCTATAATTCAATGAAAGAATGGATTGAGAAAGATGAATATGTTTTTGATGATCGTATTGCATGGTATGATAAAAAGATTAAAGAAATTGATATACAATTAAATGCTGGCAATGCAAAAAGTATTGAATATGGATATACACCAACAACTGGCGTTAAGGAACCACTTCTAACTTTATTAGCAGAGCAAGAGAAGCACATAAAGAGACGTGATGAACTTGTTGATTTAAAGCAAAAAGATATATATGGATTTAAAGCACGTGTTAAGTTTGTGGAGGATTGTTTGAATAAATTAGATGAAGCATGGCAAAAAACGCTTATAGAAGAACATTATTGTAATAATAAGTGCATAGATGACTTAATAGATTTAGTTCCACGATCAAGAAGTCAATTATATGATGATAGAGAAAGTTTGATACTAAAAATTATATAATTTCGGATTTTATCCACTAAATTATATGTTAAAATGTTATTGTAAGGATTTAGGGCAAAGTCCTTATATCTTTCCCAAACAGTAAGAAATCACTAAATGTGGTTTCTTTTTCTTTTGTGATAGTTTCATAATATTACAAAAAATGGTATAATACCTTATATTAATTGTTTGGGAGGAAATTATGTGATAGATATAATTAATAATGTTTTAAATAGTGAAACAGTAAAAATATGGGTTGCTCCAATTGTTACGGGATCTATAGTTGTTTTTTTGGGTTATATCTTAAGAATTATTTTGAAAAGAAAGAAAGTAGTAAAAGAATTAGACACAATTAAAATAGCGGAGACGAAACTAGTTGATATTGTTAGACCGTTTTTTATAAAAAAAATAAATTTATCAGAAGATGTATTATTTTATTTAAGAAGTAATATTATTAAGGAATACAGTATTGACGATAAAAAATTTATGACATTAAAAGATTTAATGTGTGTATTAATATATGATATTTCAAACACTATGTATATTGATGAAATTGCAAAAAAAGAACTTATCATTGAGATAATGGATAGTTTTAGTTTTTTAAATGAAAAAGAAACTAAGTCTTTGGAAGCTGAATATTTAAACTTCACAGAAACTAGAAAGTCATTATTCGATAGAAAAATGGATTTATCAAATAAATTGGCGGGATCAATTGCTATGTTTAGTACAATACTTGGAATTTATATATCAATTGTTATAACTTTTCCAAATATGTTTTCTGATGAGAATATTTTATTTATTCTTCCTGTTATGCTTAGCAGTATAATATTGGTAATAATGTATATAAAGCAAAAGTAATATATATTCAAACATTAAAAACGTTATATGAGCAATCTTTATGGATTGCTTTTTATTATACAAAGAAAGGACTATACAATGAACAAGGAAAAGATATTAACAATCAAACGTCTAAGATTGGATATTTATAACGAAGATCATGTAGATGGATTCTATAATATGCCAATCATAAGGAAAGAATATGTCAAACCTACAGATTTAGTTGGATTTAATTATATAAAGTCTTATAAAAATAAGAATGTTGGTATTCATATGTTCCTTGATGATAGTCAGTTTGAAAGATTATGGAATAATCCTGATAAGTATATAGATGTATTAAAAGAATATGAATGTGTATTAAGTCCTGATTTCTCTTTATATTTAGATATGCCTATAGCTATGAAACTATGGAATGTCTATAGAAGTAGAATAATAGGACAGTATCTTCAAAAAAATGGAGTACATGTTATACCAACGATTAGTTGGGCAGAAAAAGAAACATTTAAGTTTTGTTTTGATGGTATAGAGAAAGGAAGTATAGTTGCTATATCGACTTTAGGAGTTAAACGTAATGATAAATCGTTGCAAATATGGAAAGATGGAGTAGATCAATTGATAAAGATTCTCAATCCACCATGTATATTATGCTATGGTGGTAAAGTCGACTATGATTTTAAGAATATAGAAGTTATATACTATGAAAACAAAATTGTAAAAAGATTCAATCGATTAGGAGATGATTAAATGGGTGGCAGAGGCGCAAGCAGCGGTATAAGTGATAAAGGAAAAGTATATGGTAGTGAATATAGTACACTGCTGAAAAGTGAAAACATAAAGTTTGTAAAATACAATGATTCTAAATCGGCAAAGACACCACAAGAAACCATGACAAAGGGTAGAGTGTATGTTACTGTTAATGATAGTGGAGATTTAAAAGCAATAACATATTATGATAAAAGTGGTAAAAGAACAAAACAAATTGACATATCAGGTAAACCACATAAGATTGATGGCAAATGGGTTTTACCACATTCGCATTATGGTTATTTTCA
Protein-coding regions in this window:
- a CDS encoding HNH endonuclease is translated as MSKKWGKDEIAKLKKLYPYYKNNDLSILFRRSVSSIQHKATCLKLKKDDDAMYLIRSKNKQNENCNFWNGGRKQIKKGYIMILDKLHPKADINGYVMEHRVIVEKSIGRYLKDDEVVHHINGIKNDNRIENLKIMKFGEHTRFHNIERKKRHDK
- a CDS encoding single-stranded DNA-binding protein — its product is MINKFIGVGRLVRDPELRRTNTGDAVTSFTLALNRNFQSADGQQADYINCVVWNKVAENVEKYCSKGSLVGVEGRLRSRSYDNAQGQKVYVVEVICSSVQFLETKKKENSQQSQVDQDNFYDINSVDLEKNFDNSFNSFDIMEDDIQF
- a CDS encoding DUF4417 domain-containing protein translates to MSNLYGLLFIIQRKDYTMNKEKILTIKRLRLDIYNEDHVDGFYNMPIIRKEYVKPTDLVGFNYIKSYKNKNVGIHMFLDDSQFERLWNNPDKYIDVLKEYECVLSPDFSLYLDMPIAMKLWNVYRSRIIGQYLQKNGVHVIPTISWAEKETFKFCFDGIEKGSIVAISTLGVKRNDKSLQIWKDGVDQLIKILNPPCILCYGGKVDYDFKNIEVIYYENKIVKRFNRLGDD